A portion of the Blautia hansenii DSM 20583 genome contains these proteins:
- a CDS encoding HD domain-containing protein, which yields MSGIDLEYARKSFQEYLSAYDAKDEKIKLKRVHTFCVVKAAEYITTREKISEEDKELALLIALLHDIGRFEQLKKYNSYDDNIMDHAKFGVQVLFEEGKIRDFIETDKYDEIIREAIYWHSAYQLPEMKDERILLHCKLIRDADKLDNFRVKATESLEAHFDVSKEIVETEEVSDNIMEAIREERSILRNERTTHLDMWVSYLAFIFDLNFASSFGYIQEHDYINHNIDRMNYTNPKTKERMEEVRKICLAYVEKRA from the coding sequence ATGTCAGGAATTGATTTAGAATATGCAAGAAAGAGCTTTCAGGAATATTTAAGCGCTTATGATGCAAAAGATGAGAAGATTAAGTTAAAAAGAGTTCATACCTTTTGTGTGGTAAAAGCAGCAGAATATATTACAACCAGAGAGAAGATTTCGGAAGAAGACAAGGAACTGGCTCTTTTAATAGCGCTTTTACATGATATCGGAAGATTTGAGCAACTAAAGAAATACAACAGCTATGATGATAATATTATGGATCATGCCAAGTTTGGAGTGCAGGTCTTATTTGAAGAAGGGAAAATCCGTGATTTTATCGAAACAGATAAGTATGACGAAATCATTCGGGAAGCCATTTATTGGCATTCTGCTTATCAGTTGCCTGAAATGAAAGATGAACGAATTTTACTTCATTGCAAACTAATCCGAGATGCAGATAAACTGGATAATTTTCGAGTGAAAGCAACGGAAAGTCTGGAGGCACATTTTGATGTGTCAAAGGAAATCGTAGAGACAGAGGAAGTGTCTGATAATATTATGGAAGCAATCCGAGAGGAACGCAGTATTTTGCGAAATGAGAGAACCACACATTTGGACATGTGGGTTTCCTATCTGGCATTTATCTTTGATTTGAATTTTGCTTCCAGCTTTGGATATATCCAGGAGCATGATTATATCAATCATAATATTGACCGCATGAATTACACAAATCCAAAGACAAAAGAGCGTATGGAAGAAGTAAGAAAAATCTGTCTTGCTTACGTGGAAAAGAGAGCGTAA
- a CDS encoding aldose epimerase family protein produces the protein MGITKQSFGKGMDNQEVFLYSITNKNQMTITVTDFGATLVQILVPDKDGNKIDVALGYDTVEGYYKNPGHFGATIGRNGNRIKNAAFSINGKEYPLAVNDNVNNLHSGPNWYRTRVWNVTEIDEEKNAVTFCILSPDGDQGFPGNFTGYVTYELTDDNEIVLHYQGSADADTVVNMTNHSYFNLAGHHAGAEAMLNHTVQIFAPEYTPVSDSQAIPTGEILPVEGTPMDFTKPKKIGQDVEADFDQLKFGGGYDHNYALSREKGEMKKAAEAFSEESGIVMEVFTDLPGMQFYIGNFIEQEQGKDGCVYGKRGGFCMETQYYPDACNQAAFQSSVLKAGEKYDTTTIYKFSVRK, from the coding sequence ATGGGTATTACAAAACAGTCCTTTGGAAAAGGTATGGACAATCAGGAAGTATTTTTATACAGTATTACAAATAAAAATCAGATGACAATTACGGTAACAGACTTTGGAGCAACTTTAGTACAGATTTTAGTTCCGGATAAAGACGGAAATAAAATTGACGTTGCTTTAGGATATGATACTGTTGAGGGATATTATAAAAATCCGGGACATTTCGGAGCAACCATTGGAAGAAACGGAAACCGTATTAAAAACGCAGCATTTTCTATCAATGGAAAAGAGTATCCTCTTGCAGTGAATGACAATGTTAATAACTTACATAGCGGTCCAAACTGGTACCGTACCAGAGTATGGAATGTAACAGAGATAGATGAAGAAAAAAATGCAGTTACTTTTTGCATTTTAAGTCCTGACGGGGATCAGGGATTTCCGGGGAACTTTACAGGATATGTGACTTATGAGTTGACAGATGACAATGAGATTGTTTTGCATTATCAGGGAAGCGCAGATGCAGATACCGTGGTAAATATGACAAATCATTCCTATTTTAATCTGGCAGGACACCATGCAGGGGCAGAAGCAATGCTTAATCATACTGTACAGATTTTTGCTCCGGAATATACACCGGTATCTGACTCTCAGGCAATTCCCACAGGAGAAATTCTGCCGGTAGAAGGAACACCGATGGATTTCACAAAGCCAAAGAAAATCGGACAGGATGTAGAAGCAGATTTTGACCAGTTAAAATTTGGCGGCGGTTATGACCACAATTACGCACTGTCCAGAGAAAAGGGAGAAATGAAAAAAGCGGCAGAAGCATTTTCAGAGGAGTCCGGTATTGTTATGGAAGTCTTTACTGATTTACCGGGGATGCAGTTCTATATCGGAAACTTTATTGAGCAGGAACAGGGAAAAGACGGATGCGTATATGGTAAACGGGGCGGTTTCTGTATGGAAACACAGTATTATCCGGATGCCTGCAATCAGGCTGCTTTTCAGAGCTCTGTATTAAAAGCAGGAGAAAAATACGATACAACAACGATTTATAAATTTTCTGTGAGAAAATAA
- a CDS encoding SpoIID/LytB domain-containing protein gives MNWKEKLKWKLLIILIALIGILIVWCAGKAGERKAVTEKEILREYAQKENEWASAKTELPKESQPQQEAEAPEEAMEEPSIRVVLMTNDYESYYHSEVSLEFQGNYQTEGVIQKTFSSGEKITLKTGCQELANGSLRFLPENQECRIALTSLKRGQGVPSYKGSLEIYEDEYGLHLVNELPLEDYLCGVVPSEMPSSYPKEALKAQAVCARTYACVQLESKKLEQLHGQVDDSVSYQVYQNTAEAESANEAVQETKGEILLKDGNPIQAYYFSTSHGKTSTDEVWETASPASYLKSVDCTYDSQEPWYQWEVLVSKENILKNVQQLLPEVKEVQRVEIVEKGEGDAVLHLKVETEQGAKSFYSEYDIRSVLAPLGAEIIRQDGSSVKGGKLLPSAYFTMEEQTDTAGVWTGYQIKGGGYGHGVGMSQNGAKGMADTGKTYEEILNYFYQEVELGQVQDVVKKENP, from the coding sequence ATGAATTGGAAAGAAAAGTTAAAGTGGAAACTCCTGATTATTCTCATTGCTCTTATAGGAATTTTGATTGTATGGTGTGCCGGAAAAGCAGGAGAAAGGAAAGCGGTCACAGAAAAGGAAATTCTAAGAGAGTATGCACAAAAGGAGAATGAATGGGCAAGTGCAAAAACGGAACTTCCGAAAGAGTCACAGCCACAGCAGGAGGCAGAAGCGCCAGAGGAAGCTATGGAAGAACCTTCTATTCGTGTGGTTTTAATGACAAATGATTATGAAAGCTATTACCATTCAGAGGTTTCCTTGGAATTTCAGGGGAATTATCAAACGGAAGGTGTAATTCAGAAAACATTTTCTTCCGGAGAAAAAATAACTTTGAAAACAGGCTGCCAAGAACTTGCAAATGGCAGCCTGAGGTTTTTGCCGGAAAATCAGGAATGTAGGATTGCCCTTACTTCTTTAAAAAGAGGACAGGGTGTGCCCTCTTATAAAGGGAGCTTAGAAATTTATGAAGATGAATATGGACTGCATCTTGTCAATGAACTGCCTTTGGAGGATTATCTCTGCGGAGTTGTACCCAGTGAAATGCCGTCCTCTTATCCTAAAGAAGCTTTAAAAGCACAGGCAGTGTGTGCAAGGACTTATGCCTGCGTACAGCTTGAAAGCAAAAAATTAGAGCAGCTTCACGGACAGGTAGATGACAGTGTTTCTTATCAGGTATATCAAAATACAGCAGAGGCGGAGTCTGCCAATGAAGCCGTGCAGGAAACAAAAGGAGAAATTCTTTTAAAAGACGGAAATCCTATTCAGGCATATTATTTCTCCACTTCTCACGGAAAAACTAGTACCGACGAGGTGTGGGAAACAGCGTCTCCTGCCTCTTATCTAAAAAGTGTGGATTGTACTTACGACTCCCAAGAGCCTTGGTATCAGTGGGAGGTTCTTGTTTCCAAAGAAAATATTTTGAAAAATGTACAGCAGTTATTGCCGGAAGTAAAAGAGGTACAAAGGGTGGAAATTGTAGAAAAAGGAGAAGGGGATGCGGTACTGCATCTGAAGGTGGAAACAGAGCAAGGAGCAAAAAGCTTTTATAGTGAATATGATATTCGTTCTGTATTAGCGCCTTTGGGAGCAGAAATTATTCGACAGGACGGTTCTTCTGTAAAAGGGGGAAAGCTCCTTCCTAGCGCTTATTTTACAATGGAAGAACAGACAGATACGGCAGGTGTGTGGACCGGTTATCAGATAAAAGGCGGAGGCTATGGTCATGGTGTAGGTATGAGCCAGAATGGAGCAAAGGGCATGGCAGACACGGGAAAAACTTATGAGGAAATTTTGAACTATTTCTATCAGGAAGTAGAGCTTGGGCAGGTGCAGGATGTTGTCAAGAAGGAAAATCCATGA
- a CDS encoding YihY/virulence factor BrkB family protein: MVKRFLGATKEFIKSMNERHVTAYAAQAAYFIILSFIPFMLVLMTSVKYTPLTKAEVVHALLQVCPENFETFIQSIVNEVYEKSLGVVPVSAVIAMWSAGKGIQALTRGFNSIYQVKETRNFLMSRIRAVFYTLVFVISIILTLTLQVFGNSLQRELSSHFPFMEKIVTMIISMRVVITLSALCVVFLMMYKFIPNRKATFRSQFPGALLCAVCWSAFSFGFSLYIDFYNGAANMYGSMTTIVLVLLWLYFCMMFVMLGAQVNHYFEAKIEEVHQMAAQMIKKEYYQLLQSDEDEEKEDERKS, translated from the coding sequence ATGGTGAAGCGTTTCCTTGGTGCGACAAAAGAATTTATAAAAAGTATGAACGAGCGTCATGTAACGGCTTATGCGGCACAGGCGGCATATTTTATCATACTTTCCTTTATTCCCTTCATGCTTGTTCTAATGACTTCTGTAAAATATACGCCGTTGACAAAAGCAGAAGTAGTTCATGCGCTGCTTCAGGTGTGTCCGGAGAATTTTGAAACTTTTATACAGAGCATTGTAAACGAAGTTTATGAGAAATCTCTGGGTGTTGTGCCTGTTTCTGCTGTAATTGCCATGTGGTCGGCAGGAAAGGGCATACAGGCGCTGACACGAGGATTTAACAGTATTTATCAGGTAAAAGAAACCAGAAATTTTCTCATGAGCAGAATTCGGGCGGTGTTTTATACTCTGGTGTTTGTCATATCCATTATTTTAACGTTGACTTTGCAGGTGTTCGGAAACAGTTTGCAGCGAGAACTAAGCAGCCATTTTCCCTTTATGGAGAAAATCGTAACCATGATTATCAGTATGAGGGTAGTGATTACGCTCAGTGCGCTGTGTGTGGTCTTTTTGATGATGTATAAATTTATTCCCAATCGAAAAGCGACTTTCAGAAGTCAGTTTCCGGGAGCGCTTTTGTGTGCTGTATGCTGGTCTGCTTTTTCTTTTGGCTTTTCTTTATATATTGATTTTTACAATGGCGCTGCAAATATGTATGGAAGTATGACAACTATTGTCTTAGTGCTTCTGTGGCTGTATTTTTGCATGATGTTTGTGATGCTGGGCGCACAGGTGAACCATTATTTTGAGGCGAAAATCGAGGAGGTGCATCAGATGGCTGCTCAGATGATTAAAAAGGAATACTATCAGCTTTTGCAAAGTGATGAGGATGAGGAAAAAGAAGATGAAAGAAAATCTTGA
- the pheS gene encoding phenylalanine--tRNA ligase subunit alpha produces MKEKLQHIQEEAAKRIQEANSLDKLNEVRVAFLGKKGELTAVLKGMKDVAPEDRPKVGQWVNEVRAELEGLLEETKAKLEAEALEKKLREEVIDVTLPAKKMEIGHRHPNTIALEEVERIFIGMGYEVVEGPEVEYDLYNFEKLNIPEGHPAKDEQDTFYVNKNIVLRTQTSPVQARVMEEGKLPIRMIAPGRVFRSDEVDATHSPSFHQIEGLVIDKHITFADLKGTLEEFAKELFGPETKTKFRPHHFPFTEPSAEVDVSCFKCGGKGCRFCKGSGWIEILGCGMVHPHVLEMCGIDPEEYTGFAFGVGLERIALLKYEIDDMRLLYENDTRFLRQF; encoded by the coding sequence ATGAAAGAAAAATTACAGCATATTCAGGAAGAAGCTGCAAAGCGTATTCAGGAAGCAAATTCTTTGGATAAGTTAAATGAAGTGCGTGTTGCATTTTTAGGTAAAAAAGGTGAATTAACTGCAGTTTTAAAAGGAATGAAGGACGTTGCCCCAGAAGACAGACCAAAGGTTGGTCAGTGGGTAAATGAGGTAAGAGCTGAGTTAGAAGGTCTTTTAGAAGAAACAAAGGCAAAATTAGAAGCAGAAGCTTTAGAGAAAAAGTTAAGAGAAGAAGTCATTGACGTAACGCTTCCAGCAAAGAAAATGGAAATCGGACACCGTCATCCAAACACCATCGCACTGGAAGAAGTAGAGAGAATTTTCATCGGTATGGGCTATGAAGTAGTAGAAGGTCCTGAAGTAGAATATGACTTATACAACTTTGAAAAATTAAACATTCCGGAAGGACATCCTGCAAAAGACGAACAGGATACTTTCTATGTAAATAAAAATATTGTACTTCGTACACAGACCTCACCGGTACAGGCTCGTGTAATGGAAGAAGGCAAGCTGCCAATTCGTATGATTGCACCGGGAAGAGTGTTCCGTTCTGATGAAGTAGATGCAACACACTCTCCGTCCTTCCATCAGATTGAAGGTCTTGTTATTGACAAACACATTACTTTTGCAGACTTAAAGGGAACTTTGGAAGAGTTTGCCAAAGAACTGTTTGGACCGGAAACAAAGACAAAATTCCGTCCTCATCACTTCCCATTTACAGAGCCAAGCGCAGAAGTAGACGTTTCCTGCTTCAAATGCGGAGGCAAGGGCTGCCGTTTCTGTAAGGGCTCCGGTTGGATTGAAATTTTAGGCTGCGGTATGGTACATCCACATGTACTGGAAATGTGCGGAATTGATCCGGAGGAATACACCGGATTTGCATTTGGCGTAGGTCTTGAGCGTATTGCACTTTTGAAATACGAAATTGATGATATGCGTTTATTATATGAAAATGACACAAGATTTTTACGTCAGTTCTAG